Proteins from a genomic interval of Pseudomonas asplenii:
- a CDS encoding amidase — MFNPDTLTLREMAGLLRRGALTSVELLEFYLQRIAERNTGINALIQLESVDALKRQALEADKLAAQGIFLGPLHGVPLTIKDVCHVRGFRLSRGLEELLGEPSQQDATAVARLREAGAIILGITNVPELCMAFETENLLYGRTLNPYDARRSAGGSSGGEAAAIAAGCSPAGLASDACGSVRIPAHFNGICGLKLTQGRVPLTGQFPNDRSGLFHLTSAFGVMGRYVDDLALLGPLISGADGQDPDTVDVPFAESKPLAELRVALSWASDRTQVSAGVKQVLQRVEACLQGVVAGLSPSVPPMLDEACDILWRVFISGADGGRSWQRLFQAMGKQTYTPAIAELVRRSEQVELSVDELKRDWIAIDTFRYQLAKFFVEHDLFICPVYPDVAFAHGESLEDIDRYAFVFPFSLSGSPAVVIRAGHDSQTGLPIGIQLVGPHWQEERLLAVAAFLERQLARWTPVMFQDPVPG, encoded by the coding sequence ATGTTCAACCCCGATACCCTGACCTTGCGGGAAATGGCCGGTCTGTTGCGGCGCGGCGCGTTGACCAGCGTCGAGCTGCTGGAGTTCTATCTGCAGCGCATTGCCGAGCGCAACACGGGAATCAACGCCCTGATCCAGCTCGAGTCCGTCGACGCCTTGAAGCGCCAGGCTCTGGAGGCCGATAAGTTGGCCGCCCAGGGCATCTTTCTGGGGCCTTTGCACGGCGTGCCGTTGACGATCAAGGATGTCTGCCATGTGCGCGGTTTCCGCCTGTCGCGCGGCCTGGAGGAACTGCTCGGCGAGCCCAGCCAGCAGGACGCCACGGCGGTCGCGCGGTTGCGTGAGGCGGGCGCGATCATTCTCGGCATCACCAACGTGCCCGAGCTGTGCATGGCGTTCGAAACCGAGAACCTGCTGTATGGCCGTACGCTCAATCCCTACGATGCGCGTCGGTCCGCCGGCGGCAGCAGTGGCGGTGAGGCGGCGGCCATCGCCGCCGGTTGCTCACCGGCCGGGCTGGCGTCGGATGCCTGCGGCAGCGTGCGGATTCCGGCGCATTTCAATGGCATCTGCGGGCTCAAGCTGACCCAGGGGCGGGTACCCCTGACCGGCCAGTTCCCCAATGACCGCTCCGGGTTGTTCCACCTGACCTCGGCGTTCGGGGTGATGGGTCGTTATGTCGATGACCTGGCACTGCTCGGGCCGCTGATCAGTGGCGCCGACGGCCAGGATCCCGATACGGTCGATGTGCCGTTCGCCGAGAGCAAGCCTCTGGCCGAACTGCGGGTGGCATTGTCCTGGGCGTCCGATCGGACCCAGGTCAGCGCCGGCGTGAAGCAGGTATTGCAGCGTGTCGAGGCGTGCCTGCAAGGTGTGGTCGCCGGTTTGAGCCCGTCGGTTCCGCCGATGCTCGATGAGGCCTGCGATATCCTCTGGCGGGTGTTTATCAGCGGGGCAGATGGCGGTCGTAGCTGGCAACGGCTGTTCCAGGCGATGGGCAAGCAGACTTACACGCCGGCCATCGCGGAACTGGTTCGGCGCAGCGAGCAGGTCGAGCTGAGCGTGGATGAACTCAAGCGCGACTGGATCGCCATCGATACCTTCCGCTATCAGTTGGCGAAGTTCTTCGTCGAGCACGACCTGTTCATCTGCCCGGTTTACCCGGACGTGGCGTTCGCTCATGGCGAGTCGCTGGAGGATATTGATCGGTATGCCTTCGTGTTCCCGTTCAGTCTCTCGGGCTCGCCGGCGGTGGTCATCCGTGCCGGTCACGATTCGCAGACCGGCTTGCCGATCGGGATCCAACTGGTGGGGCCGCACTGGCAGGAGGAGCGTCTGCTGGCAGTGGCGGCCTTCCTGGAGCGGCAGTTGGCACGCTGGACCCCGGTCATGTTCCAGGATCCTGTACCCGGTTGA
- a CDS encoding aspartate aminotransferase family protein: MSLTLPHEQLLDDCQRHWSASAAKLYRLGKTSVEQHTDGIYVTDHAGKRFIDCACSYGVFIVGHRNPLVREQVQNQLNRMAWVPEGRVHPLQHALSERLRDLVPGHWGDVQYMVSGAEAVEQSLRYVLKVQRNRRGIVVMNGSYHGKTLAAMSILGQQQHHRSYGTQAPQVTYVPYGDFAALQKAVGEGVCAVYVEPILGGAHLQVPPVGYMANIRALCDATDTLLVADEIQTGFGRCGKWFAVQYDEVVPDIMILSKGLTGGYTSFACAMYSERLSRQFPLAEIEPDQRTNGGHPVGCASALAAIDYIEEHDLVEQSRINGGLLRHGLQRLAERYPQIVEDVPGVGLMTGLRLRGSVYEALMSMELGKRGIHAGHSMNEKAQRPVLRFYPPLNITPEALRHVLTMTEESLEAIARRPKLGVKAFSLVVRNMYQIPNKMLRSKAQR, from the coding sequence ATGTCCTTAACTCTGCCGCATGAGCAACTGCTGGACGATTGCCAGCGCCACTGGAGTGCCTCGGCCGCCAAGCTCTATCGCCTGGGCAAGACCAGTGTCGAGCAGCACACTGACGGTATCTACGTTACCGACCATGCCGGCAAGCGTTTCATCGACTGTGCCTGCAGCTATGGCGTATTCATTGTCGGCCATCGCAACCCGCTGGTCCGCGAGCAGGTGCAGAACCAGCTGAACCGCATGGCCTGGGTTCCGGAAGGTCGCGTGCATCCGTTGCAGCATGCCTTGTCCGAACGCCTGCGTGACCTCGTGCCGGGTCATTGGGGCGATGTCCAGTACATGGTCTCGGGGGCCGAGGCCGTCGAGCAGAGCCTGCGTTATGTGCTCAAGGTACAGCGCAACCGTCGCGGTATCGTGGTGATGAACGGCTCCTACCACGGCAAGACACTGGCGGCGATGAGCATCCTTGGCCAGCAACAGCATCATCGCAGCTATGGCACCCAGGCACCCCAGGTGACTTACGTGCCCTATGGCGACTTCGCCGCCTTGCAGAAGGCGGTGGGCGAGGGTGTGTGTGCGGTGTATGTCGAGCCGATTCTCGGCGGGGCGCACCTGCAGGTGCCGCCGGTGGGTTACATGGCCAACATTCGCGCGTTGTGCGATGCGACCGATACCCTGTTGGTGGCCGACGAGATCCAGACCGGCTTCGGCCGTTGCGGCAAATGGTTTGCCGTGCAGTACGACGAAGTGGTGCCGGATATCATGATCCTCTCCAAGGGCCTGACTGGCGGCTACACCTCGTTTGCCTGCGCCATGTACAGCGAGCGGCTGAGCCGGCAGTTCCCGCTGGCCGAGATCGAACCCGACCAGCGCACCAATGGCGGCCACCCGGTGGGCTGCGCCTCGGCGCTGGCCGCCATCGACTACATCGAAGAGCACGACCTGGTCGAGCAGTCGCGGATCAATGGCGGCCTGCTGCGTCACGGCCTGCAACGGTTGGCCGAGCGCTATCCGCAGATCGTCGAGGATGTGCCGGGTGTGGGGCTGATGACCGGTTTGCGCTTGCGTGGTTCGGTGTATGAGGCGCTGATGAGCATGGAGTTGGGCAAGCGCGGCATTCATGCCGGGCATTCGATGAATGAAAAGGCCCAGCGTCCGGTGCTGCGTTTCTACCCGCCACTGAATATCACGCCCGAGGCGTTGCGCCACGTGCTGACGATGACCGAAGAGTCGCTGGAAGCTATCGCTCGGCGGCCCAAGCTTGGGGTCAAGGCATTCTCCCTGGTGGTGCGCAACATGTACCAGATTCCCAACAAGATGCTGCGCAGCAAGGCGCAGAGGTGA
- a CDS encoding thermostable hemolysin, translating into MSPQYIRTSHFDNPCTGTEEGEMLVRVTENQTPLWIQATEVVKEKFHSSYKANVEPNPQYFALTLDVDERILSCAGITFADYRTLFSEQYLPEPIETILSRRFEKSIDRSNIAEIGNLISHHLTAGIIMVNMIPLLAWCMGAHYLLCTVTPRVREMMESCQIIFEPLLVADPERLADDSGKKWGSYYSKQPITGFIRVDPQRSRFAALTLNTMFSQLPTDLPARAQP; encoded by the coding sequence ATGTCACCTCAATATATTCGCACCTCACATTTTGACAACCCCTGCACAGGGACTGAGGAGGGCGAAATGTTGGTACGTGTCACGGAAAACCAGACACCGTTGTGGATACAGGCAACGGAAGTTGTGAAAGAGAAATTCCACAGTTCTTATAAGGCGAATGTGGAACCGAATCCGCAATACTTTGCGCTGACGCTGGATGTCGATGAGCGAATTCTTTCTTGCGCCGGTATAACTTTTGCCGATTATCGAACGTTGTTCTCCGAGCAGTACCTGCCGGAGCCGATCGAGACGATTCTGTCGCGGCGCTTCGAAAAGAGCATCGATCGTTCGAATATCGCCGAAATAGGCAACCTGATCTCCCATCACCTGACGGCGGGAATCATCATGGTCAACATGATCCCGTTGCTCGCCTGGTGCATGGGCGCCCACTACCTGCTGTGCACGGTCACGCCACGGGTTCGGGAGATGATGGAGAGCTGCCAGATCATCTTCGAACCACTGCTTGTTGCCGATCCGGAGCGTCTGGCCGACGACAGCGGCAAGAAATGGGGCAGCTACTACTCGAAGCAGCCGATCACCGGTTTTATCCGCGTTGATCCGCAGCGTTCGCGCTTCGCCGCGCTGACCCTGAATACGATGTTCAGCCAATTGCCCACCGATCTGCCAGCGAGAGCGCAGCCATGA
- a CDS encoding LysR family transcriptional regulator, which yields MLNSNMLRKLDMQDLMVFVAIYEQSSVTEVSETLCVSQSTVSYCLKKLRTSFEDELFIHTRNAMLPTSKATSMYSHVINIIKSINLCHSETQSFDPAKKEITFNICAPEYFELLILPTLLKKFIKSSFPVIINIHKFHKEIPTEKLSDGTFDLVICSGPNFHRKEKNLKSKILLDDELICVVDKNFIPEDNKFSLESFVARQHIFPTPWMSDTNMVDGWLGKQGYSRQIVARSNSYVAALEMINGTDLVLTLPRRIQLLICDETKFDFCKPPPGLPSFTMDMLWDRKSGQSSANTWLREQIAKVCA from the coding sequence ATGCTCAATAGTAATATGCTCAGAAAGCTGGACATGCAGGACCTGATGGTATTCGTCGCAATATATGAGCAGAGCAGCGTCACCGAGGTATCCGAAACCCTTTGCGTCAGCCAGTCCACGGTCAGCTACTGCCTGAAAAAGCTGCGCACGAGCTTCGAGGACGAGCTGTTCATCCATACCCGTAATGCCATGTTGCCAACCAGCAAAGCCACCAGCATGTACAGCCATGTCATCAACATCATTAAAAGTATCAATCTCTGCCACTCGGAAACTCAATCATTCGATCCGGCAAAAAAAGAGATAACTTTCAATATTTGCGCCCCTGAATATTTCGAACTACTGATCCTGCCGACACTACTGAAAAAATTCATCAAAAGCAGTTTCCCGGTCATAATAAATATTCATAAATTTCACAAGGAAATTCCAACGGAAAAACTTTCAGATGGCACTTTCGACTTGGTCATCTGTTCGGGACCCAACTTCCATCGCAAGGAAAAAAACCTAAAATCAAAGATACTGCTGGATGACGAACTGATCTGCGTTGTCGATAAGAATTTCATACCCGAAGATAATAAGTTCAGTCTGGAAAGTTTTGTTGCCCGTCAGCACATATTTCCCACGCCGTGGATGTCGGATACCAACATGGTCGATGGCTGGCTTGGCAAACAAGGTTATAGCCGGCAGATCGTCGCCCGCTCCAACAGTTATGTTGCGGCACTGGAGATGATCAACGGGACCGACCTGGTCCTGACATTGCCTCGACGTATCCAGCTGCTGATCTGTGACGAGACGAAATTCGATTTCTGCAAACCACCGCCGGGCCTGCCCAGCTTCACCATGGACATGCTCTGGGATCGCAAGAGCGGCCAGAGCAGCGCCAATACCTGGCTACGCGAGCAGATCGCCAAGGTCTGTGCCTGA
- a CDS encoding aminotransferase class III-fold pyridoxal phosphate-dependent enzyme — MKTTDKLIITGQYESYTDGDGRKIVDLSGGFGFQVPPVIEAVSRQAGIMGLSNRVLMSELLIGLCRTLAELLPAPLVSSYVCSSGDEAFEGALKLCKGLKPRGNTIVFIQGGDFGSLSYGRCLSASRDYQEIQNFLGFKRVAIQQVADLDKVDWDDCFAVCHTSTVIDDSGRLRLIEQALLDQLYARAAKASAPVIAVDVQSCLGSLGKLFGFQYYQNTPDIVVLGGALGGGAIPIGTYTCSEEMAYRVYGRSSPAKHGSTTAGNPMACVAALTALDYVRQHDCARQCLENGRLLAQTLAPLGAVACGAWVSLPLPGDLKPAELCQILYERGVYVSVPRGRELILRCPVTARSEAVQRAAQIIKETLSHVLNSAA, encoded by the coding sequence ATGAAGACCACTGACAAACTGATCATCACCGGCCAGTACGAGAGCTACACCGATGGCGACGGTCGCAAGATCGTCGACCTGAGCGGCGGCTTCGGCTTCCAGGTGCCGCCGGTGATCGAGGCGGTCAGCCGCCAGGCCGGCATCATGGGCTTGTCCAACCGGGTGCTGATGTCCGAACTACTGATTGGCTTGTGCCGAACCCTGGCCGAGTTGCTGCCCGCACCCCTGGTCAGTTCCTACGTCTGCAGTTCCGGCGACGAGGCGTTCGAGGGGGCCTTGAAACTGTGCAAGGGCCTCAAGCCCAGGGGCAACACCATCGTTTTCATCCAGGGCGGCGATTTCGGTTCGTTGAGCTATGGCCGGTGCCTGAGCGCCTCGCGTGACTATCAGGAAATCCAGAATTTCCTGGGCTTCAAGCGCGTGGCGATCCAGCAGGTCGCCGACCTGGACAAGGTCGATTGGGACGACTGCTTCGCGGTTTGCCATACCAGCACGGTGATCGATGACAGCGGCCGCCTGCGCCTGATCGAACAGGCGCTGCTCGATCAGCTGTATGCCCGGGCCGCCAAGGCGTCGGCTCCGGTGATCGCGGTCGATGTGCAGAGCTGCCTGGGCAGCCTCGGTAAGCTGTTCGGTTTCCAGTACTACCAGAACACCCCGGATATTGTCGTACTGGGCGGGGCCTTGGGGGGCGGGGCGATTCCCATCGGCACCTACACCTGCAGCGAAGAGATGGCCTATCGGGTCTACGGTCGCAGCAGTCCGGCCAAACATGGCAGCACCACGGCGGGTAACCCGATGGCCTGCGTGGCCGCGCTGACCGCGCTCGACTATGTGCGCCAGCATGATTGTGCCAGGCAGTGCCTGGAAAACGGCCGGTTGCTGGCGCAGACGCTGGCTCCGCTGGGCGCTGTGGCTTGTGGTGCCTGGGTCAGCCTGCCGCTGCCTGGCGATCTCAAACCGGCCGAGTTGTGCCAGATCCTTTACGAACGTGGTGTTTACGTCAGCGTACCGCGCGGTCGCGAACTGATCCTGCGTTGCCCCGTTACCGCGCGCTCCGAAGCTGTCCAGCGTGCCGCCCAGATTATCAAGGAGACTCTCAGCCATGTCCTTAACTCTGCCGCATGA
- a CDS encoding cyanate transporter, which translates to MENVRASSAHATWLMISVVLVALNLRPSMAAVGPLLSAIRGDIPLSFSAAALLTMLPVMAMGLAMFLGMRLAQRFGEHRTIVVSLLVIGLATASRLYLDSTAELILSAVLAGLGIALIQAVMPALIKSRFSNNVSLFMGVYVTSIMGGAAIAASFSPFVLTQTGSWRISMAVWAVLALVGLVVWYAQRSAIPALPAAPGSTRQESFFSNSRAWLLAIFFGLGTASYTCVLAWLAPYYVEKGWSEQSAGLLLGLLTAMEVVSGLVTPALANRSQDRRLVLAVLLALIIAGFCGLILSPQHFTLLWPCLLGLGIGGLFPMSLIVSLDHLEDPRRAGGLTAFVQGIGYLIAGLSPLIAGMIRDQLGSFEWAWWSLAAVMAVMILMVLRFNPKHYAQHIQ; encoded by the coding sequence ATGGAAAACGTTAGAGCGTCAAGCGCTCATGCCACTTGGCTGATGATCAGCGTGGTACTGGTCGCTCTCAACCTGAGGCCATCGATGGCCGCTGTCGGTCCACTGCTATCGGCTATTCGCGGCGATATACCGCTGAGTTTCAGCGCCGCCGCGCTGCTGACCATGCTGCCGGTCATGGCCATGGGCCTGGCGATGTTTCTCGGCATGCGCCTGGCCCAACGCTTCGGCGAACACCGCACCATTGTCGTGTCACTGCTGGTCATAGGTCTGGCCACCGCTTCGCGCTTATACCTGGACAGCACCGCCGAACTGATCCTCAGCGCAGTCCTGGCCGGCCTCGGGATCGCCCTGATCCAGGCGGTGATGCCGGCACTGATCAAGTCACGTTTCAGCAACAACGTCTCGCTGTTCATGGGGGTGTACGTCACCTCGATCATGGGCGGCGCGGCGATCGCAGCGTCGTTCTCGCCCTTCGTCCTGACCCAGACCGGCAGTTGGCGGATCAGCATGGCAGTCTGGGCGGTGCTGGCACTGGTCGGGCTGGTTGTCTGGTATGCACAGCGCTCGGCAATTCCGGCCTTGCCAGCAGCGCCCGGCAGCACCCGGCAAGAGTCGTTCTTCAGTAATTCGCGGGCCTGGTTGCTGGCGATTTTCTTCGGCCTCGGCACGGCGTCCTATACCTGCGTGCTGGCTTGGCTGGCCCCCTACTATGTAGAGAAGGGCTGGAGCGAACAGAGTGCCGGGCTGCTGCTGGGCCTGTTGACCGCCATGGAAGTGGTGTCCGGCCTGGTGACCCCGGCGCTGGCCAATCGCAGCCAGGATCGGCGCCTGGTGCTGGCTGTGCTGCTGGCCCTGATCATCGCCGGTTTCTGCGGCCTGATCCTCAGCCCGCAACACTTCACCCTGCTCTGGCCATGCCTGCTGGGCCTGGGGATCGGTGGCCTGTTCCCGATGAGTCTGATCGTCTCGCTCGATCACCTGGAAGATCCGCGTCGTGCCGGCGGCCTGACTGCCTTCGTGCAGGGCATCGGCTACCTGATCGCCGGCCTGTCGCCGCTGATCGCCGGGATGATCCGCGACCAGTTGGGCAGCTTCGAATGGGCCTGGTGGTCGCTGGCGGCAGTGATGGCTGTGATGATCCTGATGGTGCTGCGGTTCAATCCCAAGCACTACGCCCAGCATATCCAATAG
- a CDS encoding TauD/TfdA family dioxygenase — translation MNSPAYHSESPAVSIIEPRHFNSLGKPELYELLGHYGIVLFRNSIHNAEDFSAFVRQNSSRLSLDPARVMVGGAAQLVDAGRDAVGLHCENGNSPFWPDITWFYCQEAPRKGSQTTLCDGEKVLTKLSPDCRKFFEDNSIRYSRTVAGDKWRRLVCHYSSTLSDPSAVVIEDLLQIIGDDPRTRITFNPADDSIHYAFSTSAILVSDFSQRPAFANSILGPSFNYEAPVIDTVSGLPIPAEFLAEIAAVTAQETYPVGWRDHDMVMIDNRRVMHGREAIVDDRRRIFNALSYR, via the coding sequence ATGAACTCGCCTGCCTATCACTCTGAAAGTCCAGCCGTCTCGATCATCGAGCCTCGCCACTTCAACAGCCTGGGCAAGCCCGAGCTGTACGAACTGCTGGGACACTACGGCATCGTACTGTTTCGCAACAGTATCCATAACGCTGAGGATTTCAGTGCTTTTGTCCGGCAGAACAGCTCGCGGCTGAGCCTCGACCCAGCGCGGGTCATGGTCGGCGGCGCGGCGCAACTGGTGGACGCCGGGCGCGATGCGGTCGGCCTGCATTGCGAGAACGGCAACTCGCCGTTCTGGCCCGATATCACGTGGTTCTATTGCCAGGAAGCACCGCGCAAGGGTTCTCAAACCACCCTGTGCGACGGTGAGAAAGTCCTGACGAAACTGTCGCCCGATTGCCGCAAGTTCTTCGAGGACAACTCGATCCGCTACAGCCGCACCGTGGCCGGGGACAAGTGGCGCCGCCTGGTCTGCCACTACTCGTCGACGCTTTCGGACCCCAGCGCCGTGGTCATCGAGGACCTGCTGCAGATCATCGGCGACGACCCACGCACACGGATCACCTTCAACCCAGCCGATGACTCGATCCATTACGCCTTCAGCACGTCGGCAATTCTGGTCTCCGATTTCAGCCAGCGTCCGGCCTTCGCCAACAGCATTCTGGGTCCTTCCTTCAACTATGAAGCGCCGGTGATCGACACCGTCTCCGGCTTGCCGATCCCGGCCGAGTTCCTTGCCGAAATCGCCGCAGTGACCGCCCAGGAAACCTATCCGGTCGGCTGGCGCGACCATGACATGGTGATGATCGACAACCGCCGGGTCATGCATGGCCGCGAAGCCATCGTCGATGACCGCCGCCGCATCTTCAATGCCTTGAGCTACCGTTGA
- a CDS encoding AMP-binding protein, giving the protein MSVVFIADLRRALQASRDSVCAVDCAASGLEQGVALTYGELESRALNLAAELQRRFTASNEGERVVLGIATRNSSDWLVADLACLFAGVTALPLPLAFSQSQAEHLAARCDGFLVDAAGQRTLSERWLLDFPKERLRRIDEPAIEQPLLEVPDDGEWICKIIHTSGTTSRPKGVRLSTAAVGAVLASLRQGMPVNAHRRYLSLVPLSLLLEQVTAAYLPLLAGGTVFFLPQEEPLLGEPGASPQRLIDWLLRVEPTAMTVPPVMLNRFYEQLAQGDESSEQLSRYLHSGVHITCGGAAVSVDILKALAEDGIPVFQGYGLSENASVVSMNTARDQRLGSVGKPLAHVQVRIGADQTIEVKSSSLFSGYSGLDPSACSMSEDGWMDTGDLGSLDADGYLYVHGRKKNVICLPNGRNVSPEQVELEYREYPGVRDAAVFFDDVHGLVALLCVESLPDRVELANWSGRRFSDIERPSRLWLLTKDDPLLEQLYTVTGRPKRADIATVFSTLQGNATDELACLSL; this is encoded by the coding sequence ATGAGCGTTGTATTCATTGCCGATTTGCGGCGAGCCCTGCAAGCCAGCCGCGATTCGGTCTGTGCGGTCGACTGCGCAGCGAGCGGTCTGGAACAGGGTGTTGCGTTGACTTATGGGGAGCTTGAGTCTCGCGCGCTGAACCTGGCCGCCGAGTTGCAGCGGCGTTTCACCGCGAGCAACGAGGGCGAGCGGGTGGTGCTGGGCATTGCCACGCGCAACAGCAGCGACTGGCTGGTGGCTGACCTGGCCTGCCTGTTCGCCGGGGTGACGGCATTGCCGTTGCCCTTGGCGTTCAGCCAGTCCCAGGCCGAACACCTGGCCGCACGTTGCGACGGTTTCCTGGTCGATGCTGCGGGACAACGCACCTTGAGTGAGCGCTGGCTGCTGGATTTCCCCAAGGAGCGTTTGCGCCGTATCGATGAGCCGGCTATCGAGCAGCCCCTGCTGGAGGTGCCGGACGATGGCGAGTGGATCTGCAAGATCATCCATACCTCGGGTACCACCAGCCGGCCCAAGGGTGTACGCCTGAGCACGGCGGCAGTCGGCGCGGTACTGGCCTCCCTGCGCCAGGGCATGCCTGTCAATGCTCACCGGCGCTACCTGTCGCTGGTGCCGTTGAGCCTGCTGCTCGAGCAGGTGACAGCCGCGTACTTGCCGTTGCTGGCGGGCGGTACGGTGTTCTTCCTGCCGCAAGAGGAGCCGCTGCTGGGTGAGCCGGGGGCTTCGCCGCAACGCCTGATCGACTGGCTGCTGAGGGTCGAACCGACGGCCATGACCGTGCCGCCGGTGATGCTCAACCGTTTTTACGAACAACTGGCCCAAGGCGACGAGTCGAGCGAACAGCTGTCGCGCTATCTGCACTCGGGTGTGCATATCACCTGTGGTGGCGCGGCGGTCAGCGTCGACATTCTCAAGGCCCTGGCCGAGGACGGCATCCCGGTGTTCCAGGGTTATGGGCTGTCCGAAAACGCCTCGGTGGTGAGCATGAATACCGCTCGGGACCAGCGTCTGGGCAGCGTCGGCAAGCCGCTGGCGCATGTCCAGGTGCGTATCGGCGCCGACCAGACCATCGAGGTCAAGAGCAGTTCGCTGTTCAGCGGTTATTCGGGGCTGGATCCCAGCGCCTGCTCGATGTCCGAGGATGGCTGGATGGATACCGGTGACCTGGGGTCGCTGGATGCCGACGGCTACCTGTATGTCCACGGACGCAAGAAGAATGTGATCTGTCTGCCCAATGGCCGCAATGTCAGCCCGGAACAGGTCGAGCTGGAATACCGCGAGTATCCGGGAGTGCGCGACGCCGCCGTGTTTTTCGATGATGTGCATGGCCTGGTGGCTTTGCTCTGCGTCGAGTCGCTGCCGGATCGAGTCGAACTGGCCAACTGGTCTGGCCGGCGCTTCTCCGATATCGAGCGGCCCAGCCGCCTGTGGCTGCTGACCAAGGACGATCCGCTGCTCGAACAACTCTATACCGTGACCGGCCGCCCGAAACGCGCCGATATCGCCACCGTTTTCTCCACACTGCAAGGGAATGCAACTGATGAACTCGCCTGCCTATCACTCTGA
- a CDS encoding DMT family transporter yields MKQVGFAAAHWGMLIWALLIAASFFAAAEVGQSIDPILLTGLRLLFSALLFLPLLLLKNKSPVSARGLLAHAVLGLLLAAYFGSLFEALRYTSAVNTATLYTLVPLMTLGFEALLLPNASLKVRLLPMALAALGAVLLILKGAAPGELPTPYPVIVFSIGCLAMALYSPLSQRFKAGVLKGRDPVAMTFWNMLFGALFLLVLCGFSGGWRSGTLLTGRDLFWLVYLALFGTLATFWLLHRAIGVIAPSTVISYVYLNTLFVTLFHWFWLRQQPTLVEAVGAVLVAVGMGALVLSSRSTRPALA; encoded by the coding sequence ATGAAACAAGTCGGTTTCGCTGCCGCTCATTGGGGCATGCTGATCTGGGCGCTGCTGATCGCCGCGTCGTTTTTTGCCGCGGCCGAGGTCGGCCAATCGATTGATCCGATCCTGCTGACCGGGTTGCGCCTGCTGTTTTCGGCCCTGCTGTTCCTGCCACTGCTGCTTCTGAAAAACAAATCCCCGGTTTCAGCCCGAGGGCTGCTGGCTCATGCCGTACTGGGCCTGCTGCTGGCGGCCTATTTCGGCTCGCTGTTCGAAGCGCTGCGGTATACCAGCGCGGTCAACACCGCGACGCTGTACACCCTGGTACCCTTGATGACCCTCGGTTTCGAAGCCCTGCTGCTGCCCAACGCCAGCCTGAAAGTTCGCCTGCTGCCGATGGCACTCGCGGCGCTCGGCGCCGTGCTGCTGATTCTCAAGGGCGCGGCACCGGGCGAGTTGCCAACGCCCTATCCGGTGATTGTGTTCAGCATCGGCTGCCTGGCCATGGCGCTTTATTCGCCACTGAGCCAACGCTTCAAGGCCGGCGTTCTCAAAGGCCGTGATCCGGTGGCGATGACATTCTGGAACATGCTCTTTGGCGCGCTGTTTCTGCTGGTGTTGTGCGGATTCAGCGGAGGTTGGCGCAGCGGTACGCTGCTGACCGGGCGGGATCTGTTCTGGCTGGTGTACCTGGCGCTGTTCGGCACCCTGGCGACCTTCTGGCTACTGCATCGGGCCATCGGGGTGATCGCCCCTTCGACCGTGATTTCCTATGTCTACCTCAACACACTGTTCGTGACCCTGTTCCACTGGTTCTGGCTGCGCCAGCAACCGACGCTGGTGGAAGCCGTCGGTGCCGTGCTGGTAGCCGTCGGCATGGGCGCGCTGGTGCTGAGCAGTCGCAGCACCAGGCCCGCCCTGGCCTGA